GGGGATGTTCTGCCAGCCTATGATTTTCTCTACAAAGCGACGTGGAACTACGAGTGGCGGAGTTGTGCTTACTACCAACTGGCGACACTTGATTGCCGGAAACATGATTGGTCGACCGCGTTGTCCCATCTCGAAGCGTCGCTAGACACAAATCGCCATAACAATAAGGCGCATGTTTTAAAGGCTGTTGTATTACGTCATCTTGGTCGTGAAGCTGAGTCGGCGCATGTCCTGGAATGCTTTTTGAAAATGGATCCTCTCGATCATTGGGCGCGTCACGTGGCCGGGGTTTCCTGTCCCGAAGCCAAACAAACATTTCTCAACCTCACCCGCAACGATGCCCAGACCATACTCGACCTGGTGTTCGACTACTGTGAAGCCGGATTTTACCGGGACGCTCTCGGTTTGCTGGAGATTCACCACGAGCATGCGGTGATCCCGGTTGCTGTGCCCAATCCGATGGAACGCAGCCCGATGACCCGTTATGTCGAGGCGTGGATCAAGCAGATGATCGATGATCCCGGGGCGGGTGCTTCTCTCGCCACCGCACGCAAACAATCGGCTGACCATTTTTTTCCAAGCCGCATCGATGAGCTGCTTGTCCTGCGGTGGGCACTCAAGCAGGGTGGCGAAGATCCTCTGGCGGCCTATGCGCTGGGGAACTATTATTTTGATAAGCGCCGGTACCATGAGGCGATTGAAACCTGGCAGTCGGCCGTTGTCGCAAACACCACGATACCCCAGGTTTACCGGAACCTGGGTATTGCCCATTGGAACCACGGCAAGGATGGTGATAAAGCGACGGCTTGTTATCAAAAGGCCATCCAGCTCGATGCCAGCGACGCCCGCTTCATCAGCGAGTTCGATCAGCTGTCACAGAAACGTAACCGCCCTGTCAGAGAGCGACTGCAATTTCTCGAGCAGCACCTTGGACTCGTCAACCAGCGCGACGATGCCACGGTGGCTCTTGCCAGCCTCTATAACTTGACCGGCCAAGCCCGGAAGGCATTCGATCTGGTGACATCACGCCGCTTCCACCCCTGGGAAGGGGGGGAGGGCGCGGTGCTTAGGCAATACAGCACCGCTTGTATTCTGTTAGGACAAGCAGCGCTTGAACGCGATGATGCCGGACTCGCTCTCCGGCAATTCAATCTTGCCATGGATACTCCGGAATCGCTGGGTGAAGCCTACCACCCACTTCAGGCGAAAGCTGATGTCAACTACTGGACCGGCCTCGCACTGAAGCATCTCGGTAGAGCCGAAGAAGCCGCACAGCACTTCAAACTCTCTGCCGAGGAGTCGGGAGACTTCTCGTCAATGGCGGTTACCGAACACAGCCCGCTCAGCTATTATCGTGGTTTGTCGCTGCGCGAACTTGGTCGTGACCAGGAGGCGAACAGCCTTTTTCAATCGCTGCTGGACTACGGAAAAAACGGGCTGAAGCAGACGGCTAAAATTGATTACTTCGCCACAAGTCTCCCTAACCTGCTCGTCTTTGATGAGGACATGCAGGCAAGGTCAGATGCTGGCTTCCACATCCTCATCGCCCTCGCGCACCATGGCTTGGGCAATGATGATGCACTGAAGGTTCATCTCGACCACGCCCTGTCTTTTGCTTGTGATGACCTGCACGCAAGCTATCTGGCAAAGAATCTCAAGCCATCAATGGAGCATCCAGGAATAAGGTAATATCCACCCGCTGGATCTACTCCTTTGGTTTGGGGGTTTTCTTTTTAGCTGTGATCAGGCTGAGTATCCACCCTGCCACCATACCGATGGCGAAGGTGAGTACGAGCATGAATGCGAGCGGCATCTCAATTTTTGCAAAAAGGATATAGACCTCCTGGTCTTCGAAGTTTTGGAAGATGATGATTCCCATCAGCAGGATCACAATGCCTGCCGCGATGTACTTTATTTTCTTGGTATCCATGATGTAAGAGAGTCCCGCCTGCGGAGGAAATAGTCAAGATGCGAAGCTGAAATGACAAATATGACAGACCCGTCTGTCGCCCTGTTGCCACCGTCCCGCCGATGGCGGTGCATCCTGGAAGGTAGGGCGGCTTTGCAAGCTGCCGACAGGATGTGCACTTAGGTTGTCGGCAGCTTGCAAAGCCGCCCTACTTTTTTGCGCGCTTTTTGCCCTCACCTTTTCCTGATGATTTGCCTTGGCGAAGGAGTGCCGGAGGACAATGATCGCGGCATGGAACACCATGTGTATTTTTGGCTGAAAGAAGAGAATAAAAACGAGGCGGATCGCGCTGCCTTTGAGCAGGGTTTGGACGCTTTGCTGAAAATTGAAACCATCGCTTCGGGAATGTGGGGGGCACCATCGGCGACCCCTGAACGCCCGGTCACCGACAAGAGTTTTGACTACGCGATCTCGCTCAGATTCGACAGCATCGAGCAGCACAACATTTACCAGGACCACCCGGAGCACCACGTGTTTGTGGATGCGTTCAAGGATTTATGGGCGGCGGTCAAGGTGATGGATGTGGGCTGATAACCGCCAGCGTCCGCTCAGTGCTCCGCTCCTGTCTGCCCCTATTTGCATCCGGGCTGCCCTGCCGGGAGTTCACTTGTTTTCCTCCAGCGACCTGCCTTTGGTTTCGGGCAGGCAGATGAGGACGAAGAGAATGGTGACGATGCAGAGGCCGCCGTAGATGAAGAAGGGGAAGCCGTGGTTGTATTTTTCCACAAGCGCCTCGTTTTTGTCCATCATCACAAATGTCTGTGAGACCACCGAGTTGGTGAGCCAGAGGAAGACGGTGCAGGTGGCCATCGCCAGGGAGCGGATTTTGTTGGGGAAGATTTCGGAAAGCAGGACCCAGACAACAGGCCCGAGGCTGAGGGCGAAGCTGGCGATGTAAACGATGACCCAGAGCAGGAGGCTGCTGTCGGCCTCGCCCTGCGCCCCGGCGGTGCCCATGACAAAAAGCGAGAGCCCCATGCCGGCGGCGCCGGTGATCATGA
The sequence above is drawn from the Akkermansiaceae bacterium genome and encodes:
- a CDS encoding LapA family protein, which encodes MDTKKIKYIAAGIVILLMGIIIFQNFEDQEVYILFAKIEMPLAFMLVLTFAIGMVAGWILSLITAKKKTPKPKE
- a CDS encoding DUF5107 domain-containing protein, coding for MSVIARIEPRVIPTYPLGEPEKNPLFFEKRVYQGSNGKVYPVPFVDKVYDEPVDTTYQSALLENEYVRLVMLPEIGGRIFLGQDKSNHDYDFFYRQDVIKPALVGLAGPWISGGVEFNWPQHHRPGTFMPADVHIEEEADGARTVWMSEHDPLNRLKGMHGIRLRPGSSLIELRARLYNRTPYTQTFLWWANVAAKVHDAYQSFFPTDVHYVADHAVRATSSFPIANNPYYDIQYQDRPGANDLGWYKNIPVPTSYMVCQTQFDFFGGYDYSENGGFVHVASRHIAPGKKQWTWGNDAFGYAWDRELTDEGGPYVELMAGVYTDNQPDFTYLLPYETKTFSQYWWPIQDIGPVQQANTRAALACAVNEDLSVALGLCVSEKVEGARLLVLDHGRTVAVFTINLSPGESWMDTSAKLEEYGASGLEVSLLDCDGVEILNYQTIDRALLTRDREQATEPPAPEEITSADDLYFVGEHLEQYRHPTRSPEDYWRKALENDPGDARCHLALGKRALGRGEFDKAIGHFQLAITRLTSRHPNPVTGEAHYLMGVARIHLGDVLPAYDFLYKATWNYEWRSCAYYQLATLDCRKHDWSTALSHLEASLDTNRHNNKAHVLKAVVLRHLGREAESAHVLECFLKMDPLDHWARHVAGVSCPEAKQTFLNLTRNDAQTILDLVFDYCEAGFYRDALGLLEIHHEHAVIPVAVPNPMERSPMTRYVEAWIKQMIDDPGAGASLATARKQSADHFFPSRIDELLVLRWALKQGGEDPLAAYALGNYYFDKRRYHEAIETWQSAVVANTTIPQVYRNLGIAHWNHGKDGDKATACYQKAIQLDASDARFISEFDQLSQKRNRPVRERLQFLEQHLGLVNQRDDATVALASLYNLTGQARKAFDLVTSRRFHPWEGGEGAVLRQYSTACILLGQAALERDDAGLALRQFNLAMDTPESLGEAYHPLQAKADVNYWTGLALKHLGRAEEAAQHFKLSAEESGDFSSMAVTEHSPLSYYRGLSLRELGRDQEANSLFQSLLDYGKNGLKQTAKIDYFATSLPNLLVFDEDMQARSDAGFHILIALAHHGLGNDDALKVHLDHALSFACDDLHASYLAKNLKPSMEHPGIR
- a CDS encoding Dabb family protein, which produces MICLGEGVPEDNDRGMEHHVYFWLKEENKNEADRAAFEQGLDALLKIETIASGMWGAPSATPERPVTDKSFDYAISLRFDSIEQHNIYQDHPEHHVFVDAFKDLWAAVKVMDVG